In Salisediminibacterium beveridgei, one DNA window encodes the following:
- a CDS encoding GNAT family N-acetyltransferase, producing MNTGSAFAMMEKQSQEEVENERDALFFQLMIMRENIYEISKKWQVLGIEPDQHNNWTVIFLKDDKNQCQVMAKTCDDKYEGNWDFAIQGHYYDNFKLHIDDVKGEPNQGLGSICMKHLKAYAIDQNINRITGKLVKRDWDHLNRLVHFYQKHDFEVNINEKQHEGFIEGSPN from the coding sequence ATGAATACAGGATCTGCGTTTGCCATGATGGAAAAGCAGTCTCAAGAAGAAGTGGAAAACGAGCGGGATGCACTATTTTTTCAACTGATGATCATGAGAGAAAATATATATGAAATATCAAAGAAGTGGCAAGTTCTGGGCATTGAACCTGATCAGCACAACAATTGGACAGTCATTTTTCTCAAAGATGATAAAAACCAATGCCAGGTTATGGCGAAAACATGCGATGACAAATATGAAGGTAATTGGGATTTTGCCATTCAGGGTCACTATTATGATAATTTCAAGCTTCATATTGACGATGTCAAGGGAGAACCTAATCAGGGACTGGGGTCGATCTGTATGAAGCATTTAAAAGCATATGCAATAGATCAGAATATTAACCGGATTACTGGAAAGCTTGTGAAACGTGACTGGGATCACCTCAACCGCCTCGTTCACTTTTATCAAAAACATGATTTCGAGGTCAACATCAACGAAAAACAGCATGAAGGATTTATTGAAGGGTCACCGAATTAA
- a CDS encoding C45 family autoproteolytic acyltransferase/hydolase, with product MDIGVDIIKSREDAYLFGYHQGLALKKMPVYQKHVKRRKKSIRQYTVNVAEFNSWMADIQPSLLDELEGLSQALGWRLEDTIHEYGGYQDHWKRSGCSAMMPDGLYARNYDYHPKTYDGRFVLYQPQKGYGHIGFAQRIIGRMDGMNQKGLAIGYHFVNRLKPGKGFICTTITRLVLENCKDVPEAIRMLKYLPHRFAFNFSVADRFGNAAVVEASSKGVFIHNNDIRICSNHFRSDEKAWENRHFLEETTNRLHNLNEGFVHHPNPLDLFYKINHTKHQIAKTDYRNFAGTIHSVVYDTVTQHVYVGLGVNTQPLLISFGDWINGAPLYFSKLKGKLPDIEGAEHLRRFEDAKKRQHASS from the coding sequence ATGGACATTGGTGTGGATATCATTAAAAGCAGGGAAGATGCTTATTTATTTGGTTACCATCAAGGATTGGCATTGAAAAAGATGCCCGTTTATCAAAAGCACGTTAAAAGAAGAAAGAAATCCATCCGGCAATATACGGTGAACGTTGCGGAATTTAATTCATGGATGGCCGATATACAACCCTCCTTATTGGATGAACTTGAGGGTCTCAGTCAAGCACTTGGCTGGCGACTTGAAGATACCATTCATGAATACGGCGGGTATCAGGATCACTGGAAAAGGTCGGGGTGCAGTGCCATGATGCCTGATGGCCTTTATGCACGAAATTATGATTATCACCCTAAAACATATGATGGACGTTTTGTTTTGTATCAACCTCAAAAGGGTTATGGCCATATCGGTTTTGCACAGCGGATCATCGGACGGATGGATGGTATGAATCAGAAAGGATTGGCTATCGGATATCATTTCGTCAATCGGTTAAAACCTGGTAAAGGTTTTATTTGTACTACTATCACACGCCTTGTTTTGGAAAATTGCAAAGACGTACCTGAAGCCATCCGAATGTTGAAGTACTTGCCGCATCGATTTGCTTTTAATTTTTCTGTGGCCGATCGCTTTGGAAATGCAGCTGTTGTTGAAGCATCTTCTAAAGGCGTTTTTATTCATAACAACGACATCCGCATTTGCAGTAATCATTTCCGATCGGATGAAAAAGCTTGGGAAAATCGTCATTTTCTTGAAGAGACAACTAACCGCTTGCACAATTTAAACGAGGGTTTTGTTCATCATCCGAATCCTCTGGATCTCTTTTATAAAATCAACCACACAAAACATCAGATTGCCAAGACCGATTATCGGAATTTTGCCGGTACGATTCATAGTGTTGTTTACGATACAGTAACCCAACATGTTTATGTTGGGTTAGGAGTTAATACACAGCCGCTCTTGATCTCATTTGGAGATTGGATCAATGGGGCCCCCTTGTACTTCAGTAAATTAAAAGGGAAGTTGCCCGATATCGAAGGGGCTGAGCACCTGAGGAGGTTTGAGGATGCCAAAAAGCGACAACATGCGTCATCTTGA
- a CDS encoding NADH:flavin oxidoreductase/NADH oxidase family protein encodes MPKSDNMRHLEKGLALNTHVTSKNRWFKSAMSESLGTPEHYPSEHLIHLYQVWAEGGAGIVVTGNVMVDRTALGEPGNVVLDSEKYLNQFEKWAQAGTRNETLLFMQLNHPGKQVIKGVASEAVAPSAVPYAPSFQRFFPPCRALTRKEIHRIISQFANAASLAQKSGFSGVQLHAAHGYLISQFLSPVHNRRYDHYGGTVENRFRFLKEIFLAVREATGPAFPISVKLNSADFMKAGFSQDDARFVIHQLEQEGADLIEISGGTYERPAMFMKEVKESTKQREAYFAEFANSIKNETTVPIALTGGFRSQIAMTQALENNTTDMIGVARPLVLYPDLPNQFATGTMKRADLPSITTGIKTIDQAALLELLWYARQLHRIGKGKEPLLTLSARTSLIYSVLKNGLSIFQKRRV; translated from the coding sequence ATGCCAAAAAGCGACAACATGCGTCATCTTGAAAAGGGTTTAGCACTGAATACACACGTGACATCTAAAAATCGTTGGTTCAAATCTGCCATGAGTGAATCATTAGGAACACCAGAGCATTATCCTTCTGAGCATTTAATACATCTTTATCAGGTTTGGGCTGAGGGAGGAGCAGGAATTGTCGTCACTGGCAATGTGATGGTGGACCGCACTGCCTTAGGTGAACCCGGGAACGTTGTACTCGATTCAGAAAAATACTTGAATCAGTTTGAAAAATGGGCACAGGCAGGCACCCGAAATGAGACATTGCTGTTTATGCAACTCAATCATCCCGGTAAGCAAGTCATTAAAGGGGTGGCCAGTGAAGCAGTTGCACCTTCAGCTGTTCCTTATGCCCCCTCATTTCAACGTTTTTTTCCGCCATGCAGAGCACTTACTCGAAAAGAAATTCACCGGATCATCAGTCAATTTGCAAATGCAGCATCACTCGCTCAAAAATCAGGATTTTCCGGGGTACAGCTTCACGCAGCACATGGGTATCTGATCAGTCAGTTTTTATCACCGGTTCATAACCGTCGCTACGATCACTACGGAGGGACTGTAGAGAATCGTTTTCGTTTCTTGAAGGAAATCTTTCTGGCAGTCAGAGAGGCAACAGGACCAGCATTTCCCATCAGCGTAAAACTGAACAGTGCTGATTTTATGAAGGCTGGATTCTCTCAAGATGATGCTCGATTTGTCATTCATCAACTGGAACAAGAGGGTGCAGACCTGATTGAAATATCCGGGGGTACGTATGAACGTCCAGCTATGTTTATGAAAGAGGTAAAAGAATCCACGAAACAGAGGGAAGCTTATTTTGCAGAATTCGCCAACTCTATTAAAAATGAAACAACTGTACCCATCGCGCTCACAGGCGGATTCCGCAGTCAAATTGCGATGACTCAAGCATTGGAAAATAATACGACCGATATGATTGGTGTTGCAAGACCTTTAGTACTTTATCCGGATCTGCCGAATCAGTTTGCCACTGGAACTATGAAGCGCGCAGACCTGCCATCCATTACAACAGGGATCAAAACAATTGATCAAGCTGCATTGCTTGAACTGTTATGGTACGCCAGACAGTTGCACCGCATCGGAAAAGGCAAAGAACCATTATTGACACTATCCGCTCGAACCAGTCTGATATATTCAGTGTTGAAAAACGGATTGTCCATATTTCAAAAAAGACGAGTGTAA
- a CDS encoding organic hydroperoxide resistance protein, with protein MAEKILTTSATVQGGREGHVKSDTGVIDLNLSMPKGKDLPTDATNPEQLFAAGYAACFDGALNLMASNAKKDISSTLTSSVSLIKDPDDGGFMIGVHLKAEIEGVSQEEAEDLVDKAHDFCPYSKATRGNIDVTLEVVAK; from the coding sequence ATGGCAGAAAAAATTCTAACTACATCAGCAACGGTTCAAGGTGGAAGAGAAGGACATGTAAAGTCAGATACAGGTGTCATTGATTTGAATCTCTCCATGCCAAAAGGAAAGGATCTACCGACAGATGCAACGAACCCGGAACAGCTCTTTGCTGCAGGGTATGCAGCATGTTTTGATGGTGCATTGAATCTGATGGCTTCGAACGCGAAAAAAGACATTTCATCAACGTTGACATCCTCAGTCAGTCTTATTAAGGATCCTGATGATGGCGGATTTATGATTGGGGTGCATCTGAAGGCTGAAATCGAAGGTGTAAGTCAAGAAGAGGCTGAAGATCTTGTGGACAAAGCTCACGATTTCTGCCCTTATTCAAAAGCGACACGTGGTAATATTGATGTGACACTTGAAGTGGTTGCAAAATAA
- the msrA gene encoding peptide-methionine (S)-S-oxide reductase MsrA, protein MSNIEKATFAGGCFWCMVKPFEELPGIIEVISGYMGGHLPNPTYEQVKSGTSGHREVVQITFDREKFPYSGLLDLYWPQIDPTDPDGQFIDRGEQYRTAIYYHNEDQRQAAVLSKRNLDENGPFKDPVVTDILPAEVFYPAEEEHQKFHQKNPEAYKDEQTNSGRQSFIQNHWQGHEDL, encoded by the coding sequence ATGTCAAATATTGAAAAAGCAACATTTGCAGGGGGTTGTTTCTGGTGTATGGTAAAACCTTTTGAAGAATTACCAGGCATCATCGAAGTCATTTCCGGTTATATGGGTGGACATTTACCAAATCCAACGTATGAGCAGGTGAAATCAGGTACTTCCGGACACAGGGAAGTCGTACAAATCACCTTCGATCGAGAAAAGTTTCCATACAGTGGATTATTGGACTTATATTGGCCTCAGATTGATCCAACGGATCCCGACGGTCAATTCATTGACCGGGGAGAACAATACCGCACAGCCATTTATTATCATAATGAAGATCAGCGCCAAGCTGCAGTGCTGAGTAAACGAAACCTGGATGAGAACGGGCCATTCAAAGACCCTGTTGTAACGGATATTCTACCTGCTGAAGTATTTTATCCTGCTGAAGAAGAACATCAGAAATTCCATCAAAAAAATCCTGAAGCCTATAAAGATGAACAAACAAATTCCGGACGACAATCCTTTATTCAAAATCATTGGCAAGGGCATGAAGATCTATGA
- a CDS encoding serine hydrolase domain-containing protein: MNTATFLNEIKKIDVQAVLISEEGSPVFQYEQKQGDIDRLHKVNSVTKSLLSLGIGIAYDAGVFPSVNEEAQSIFSDSIPANVLIKNLLTLSGGADPDQWWSYIKEERTFDQLISAYTNAQSHKMRYNNIDSHILCSALEYVTGSDPHRYLRDHLFNPLQIQKSKWEQDHLGKRIGGYGLMLSPANLSKIANLLLNEGRNDAEQLISPSWIQQSTRSWIETPQPNQSYGLHWWISAEAGSQPAFYYAAGMEGNFMVMIPSLGRSIVICSSLKRNESLKPFSLMLKYLLK, from the coding sequence ATGAATACAGCAACGTTTCTAAATGAAATCAAAAAAATCGACGTTCAGGCAGTACTGATCTCCGAAGAAGGCAGTCCAGTTTTTCAATATGAGCAGAAGCAAGGTGACATCGATCGTCTCCACAAAGTGAACTCTGTTACAAAGTCATTGTTATCTTTGGGGATCGGGATAGCTTATGATGCCGGTGTGTTCCCCTCCGTTAATGAAGAGGCTCAATCGATATTTTCTGATTCAATTCCGGCAAATGTTCTCATAAAAAATTTGTTAACTCTTTCTGGAGGAGCCGATCCAGATCAATGGTGGTCGTATATCAAAGAAGAGAGGACATTTGATCAACTTATTTCTGCTTACACAAACGCACAATCTCATAAAATGAGGTATAATAATATAGATTCCCATATTTTATGCAGTGCTCTTGAATATGTCACTGGTTCAGACCCTCACCGATATTTGAGAGATCATTTGTTTAACCCGCTGCAAATCCAGAAGTCCAAATGGGAACAAGATCACCTCGGGAAGCGAATCGGTGGTTATGGCCTTATGCTGTCTCCAGCAAACTTATCAAAGATTGCCAACCTGTTATTGAATGAGGGACGCAATGATGCGGAACAGCTGATCAGTCCATCCTGGATTCAACAATCCACACGCAGTTGGATTGAAACACCTCAACCGAATCAATCCTATGGTCTTCATTGGTGGATCAGCGCTGAAGCAGGCAGTCAGCCGGCATTTTATTATGCAGCTGGCATGGAAGGTAATTTTATGGTGATGATTCCTTCGCTTGGGAGATCCATTGTCATTTGTTCTTCTTTAAAACGTAATGAGAGTCTGAAACCTTTTTCTTTAATGCTGAAATATCTTTTGAAATGA
- the cls gene encoding cardiolipin synthase, with product MDWYSVAVMILFIFNFIFAAVIIFIERKDATSTWAWLMILFLVPYLGFIIYLFLGQNLTRRRLFNWEGVQKIGIVDRISEQMIQLKDRSFSFNHENIDRYRDLIYMHLANNDAVLTKGNAIDIFHDGQEKFDQLIEDIRKAKHHIHLQYYIFRNDQLGKQIIHELTLKAKEGLNVRVLYDELGSRKIRRKHFKSITDAGGQVGVFFPSKFPLINIRLNYRNHRKIVVIDGEIGYVGGFNIGDEYLGKSSKFGYWRDTHLRIRGEAVDPMQTRFILDWNQASKSKTIQYDPAYFPDKKHLGNAAVQMVSSGPDSSHEQIKNGYIKLLFEAEKTIYIQTPYFIPDKSLMDAVQIASLSGKDVRIMIPNKPDHPFVYWATFSHIGQALETGARVFIYEGGFIHSKNVVIDEKICSVGTANIDMRSFKLNFEINAFIYDEETSKTVVRDFEIDMEQSVELTLAMYKRRSKYIRFKESISRLLSPVL from the coding sequence ATGGACTGGTATTCTGTCGCCGTTATGATATTATTTATCTTTAATTTTATTTTTGCCGCAGTGATTATCTTTATTGAGCGTAAAGATGCTACTTCTACTTGGGCATGGTTAATGATCCTTTTTCTTGTACCTTACCTGGGATTCATTATCTATCTCTTCCTGGGACAAAACTTAACAAGAAGACGCTTATTCAACTGGGAAGGTGTTCAGAAAATCGGGATCGTGGATCGAATTTCTGAGCAAATGATCCAATTAAAGGATCGGAGCTTTTCATTTAACCATGAAAACATTGATCGATACAGAGATTTGATTTATATGCATCTGGCAAATAATGATGCCGTTTTAACAAAAGGAAACGCTATTGACATATTTCACGACGGTCAAGAGAAATTTGACCAGCTGATTGAGGACATTCGTAAGGCAAAGCATCATATTCATTTGCAATATTATATATTCAGAAACGATCAACTCGGCAAACAGATTATCCACGAACTCACTTTGAAAGCGAAAGAAGGTTTAAATGTAAGGGTTCTGTACGATGAACTGGGCTCAAGAAAGATACGCAGGAAACATTTCAAGTCCATAACAGATGCCGGTGGTCAAGTCGGTGTGTTTTTCCCATCGAAATTCCCTTTGATTAACATTCGTTTAAACTACAGAAATCACCGAAAAATAGTTGTCATCGATGGTGAAATTGGTTATGTTGGCGGTTTTAATATAGGGGATGAATATTTAGGTAAATCCAGCAAGTTCGGTTATTGGCGGGACACACATTTGCGAATACGGGGAGAAGCCGTCGATCCGATGCAGACCCGATTTATATTAGATTGGAACCAGGCATCCAAAAGTAAAACGATCCAATACGACCCGGCCTATTTCCCGGATAAAAAGCATCTGGGTAATGCCGCTGTTCAAATGGTATCCAGCGGTCCTGATTCATCACATGAACAGATCAAAAACGGCTATATTAAATTACTGTTCGAAGCTGAAAAAACCATTTATATTCAGACGCCTTATTTTATACCGGATAAAAGTCTGATGGATGCCGTTCAAATTGCAAGTCTTTCCGGCAAAGACGTACGCATTATGATTCCAAACAAGCCGGATCACCCTTTTGTTTATTGGGCCACTTTTTCGCATATCGGTCAAGCGCTGGAAACCGGAGCGCGGGTATTTATCTATGAAGGTGGATTTATTCACTCCAAGAATGTTGTGATTGACGAAAAAATCTGTTCTGTAGGCACTGCGAACATCGACATGCGCAGTTTTAAACTGAATTTCGAAATTAACGCGTTCATCTATGATGAGGAAACATCGAAAACAGTTGTAAGAGATTTTGAAATCGATATGGAACAATCCGTTGAATTGACACTGGCAATGTATAAACGGCGCTCAAAATACATTCGTTTTAAAGAATCTATTTCCCGATTATTATCGCCAGTCCTTTAA
- the argC gene encoding N-acetyl-gamma-glutamyl-phosphate reductase, giving the protein MRNYSIAEVSEVKTVGIVGGTGYGALELLRFIQLHPELTVTKLFSHRQTGMEIQDEYGHLKELTDLSLQSLSVEEAESLDILFFATPKAVAKEWIPSLANKSMQIIDLSGDLRLSAADYEAWYNEEAAEEPLLEKAVYGLPEWNKQRISNAEIISNPGCFPTSTLLAIKPLKKLILKQNQNMVIVDGKTGVSGAGRTQNPLTHFSNTNENVQTYKTGSHQHQPEMERYASEMTGLNIHVQLTTHLIPMTRGLLCTIYIPLKEGVTIAEVRAAYMHDYQNEAFVRVLPEGVMPATKHVYGSNYCDIGFYLNEKTGWLTVCSAIDNLVKGASGQALQNLNIMNGWDETLGLTGYPLFP; this is encoded by the coding sequence ATGAGAAATTATTCAATTGCTGAGGTGAGTGAAGTGAAGACAGTAGGAATTGTTGGAGGAACAGGGTACGGGGCTTTGGAATTGTTGCGATTCATTCAATTACATCCTGAATTAACAGTAACGAAATTATTCTCACACCGGCAAACAGGTATGGAAATCCAAGATGAATACGGACACTTGAAAGAACTGACTGATTTGTCTTTACAGTCACTTTCTGTTGAAGAAGCTGAATCGTTGGATATTCTCTTTTTTGCCACTCCGAAAGCCGTGGCAAAAGAATGGATTCCATCCTTGGCAAACAAGTCCATGCAAATCATTGATTTATCGGGTGATTTAAGATTGAGTGCAGCGGATTATGAGGCGTGGTACAACGAGGAGGCTGCTGAGGAACCTTTGCTGGAGAAGGCTGTATATGGACTCCCTGAATGGAATAAGCAACGGATATCCAATGCTGAAATCATTTCGAATCCAGGATGTTTTCCAACATCAACCCTGCTCGCTATAAAGCCACTGAAAAAACTCATTCTAAAACAAAATCAAAATATGGTGATTGTTGATGGAAAAACCGGAGTATCAGGAGCTGGCCGAACGCAAAATCCTTTAACTCATTTCTCTAATACGAATGAAAATGTTCAAACCTATAAAACCGGATCCCATCAGCATCAGCCTGAAATGGAACGGTATGCGTCGGAAATGACGGGCCTGAACATCCATGTGCAGTTAACGACCCATTTGATTCCGATGACAAGAGGATTACTCTGCACCATTTATATCCCGCTTAAAGAAGGTGTGACAATCGCTGAAGTCAGAGCTGCGTATATGCATGATTATCAGAACGAAGCTTTTGTGAGGGTCCTTCCTGAGGGTGTCATGCCAGCTACTAAACACGTTTACGGCAGTAATTACTGCGATATCGGTTTCTATTTAAATGAAAAAACAGGCTGGCTTACCGTATGTTCCGCCATCGACAACTTGGTAAAAGGCGCATCAGGCCAAGCGCTGCAAAATCTGAATATCATGAACGGCTGGGATGAAACACTGGGCTTGACCGGATATCCGCTGTTTCCATGA
- the argJ gene encoding bifunctional glutamate N-acetyltransferase/amino-acid acetyltransferase ArgJ — protein sequence MTTTDQQSITLLEKGHITSPKGFQAGGVHCGLRKTKLDFGWIHSDVPADAAGVYTLNAFRAAPLHVTKEAIDSNGKLQTIITNSAVANSCTGPLGEENAKDMQMLAAKKLQVHPFDVAVLSTGVIGVQLPMDEIKAGIQAMDQSVNYGPERFEQAILTTDTVTKHTAVSCVIDGKTITVGGAAKGSGMIHPNMATMLAYMTTDANVEQESLQTLLSDVTNDTYNMITVDGDSSTNDTVLLLANGAQKNEALNEKHPDWPLFKEAVRTVSETLAKKIAQDGEGATKLVAVHVLNAQSKSSARKVAKAVISSNLVKTAVYGADPNWGRIVCAVGYSEEPVDPNTVHVKLGETVVVDEGLPVAFDEDASKVYLGNDQVDITVDLNQGTESACAWGCDLTYQYVKINASYRT from the coding sequence ATGACTACAACAGATCAACAATCGATCACACTACTCGAAAAAGGACATATCACATCACCAAAAGGCTTTCAGGCTGGCGGTGTTCATTGCGGACTTCGAAAAACAAAACTTGACTTCGGCTGGATTCACTCGGACGTGCCAGCGGATGCTGCAGGAGTATATACACTAAATGCATTCCGGGCTGCACCACTTCACGTGACAAAGGAAGCAATCGATTCAAACGGTAAATTGCAAACAATCATTACAAACAGTGCAGTAGCTAACTCATGCACCGGCCCGCTGGGCGAAGAAAACGCTAAAGACATGCAAATGCTTGCTGCAAAAAAACTGCAAGTGCATCCATTTGATGTCGCTGTGCTATCCACAGGAGTCATTGGGGTTCAATTGCCAATGGACGAAATTAAAGCAGGGATTCAGGCGATGGATCAATCAGTCAATTATGGACCTGAGCGATTTGAACAAGCCATTCTGACAACTGATACGGTAACAAAACATACGGCTGTAAGCTGCGTAATTGATGGTAAAACCATCACTGTAGGTGGCGCCGCCAAAGGGTCCGGAATGATTCATCCGAACATGGCCACGATGCTCGCGTATATGACAACTGACGCCAATGTAGAACAGGAAAGTCTGCAGACGCTTCTTTCAGATGTAACCAATGACACCTACAATATGATTACAGTAGACGGTGATTCCAGCACGAATGATACCGTACTGCTTTTGGCAAACGGCGCACAAAAAAACGAGGCACTTAATGAAAAACATCCCGATTGGCCGTTGTTTAAAGAAGCAGTGAGAACTGTTTCAGAAACCCTTGCTAAGAAAATTGCCCAAGACGGTGAGGGGGCCACAAAGCTCGTTGCCGTCCATGTATTAAACGCACAATCAAAATCTTCTGCTCGTAAAGTAGCTAAAGCGGTCATTTCATCCAATCTGGTGAAAACAGCTGTATACGGTGCCGATCCAAACTGGGGACGAATTGTCTGCGCCGTCGGATACAGTGAAGAGCCCGTTGATCCGAATACCGTTCATGTCAAACTTGGTGAGACTGTGGTCGTCGATGAGGGGTTGCCAGTCGCATTTGATGAAGATGCATCCAAAGTTTATCTTGGTAACGATCAGGTGGATATCACAGTAGATCTGAATCAAGGAACCGAAAGTGCATGTGCCTGGGGTTGTGACCTGACTTATCAATACGTCAAGATCAATGCCAGTTACAGAACATAA
- the argB gene encoding acetylglutamate kinase, with amino-acid sequence MKPIVIKIGGSTIENLPDTFYQEIGLLMKSRPVVIVHGGGPAINNRLKELDIEPDFHKGLRITTPEIMEVVEQVLAGSLNKKLVRHFYINQVVAAGISGQDGGLLIAEKMDEHIGLVGDIKNVQPAILNVLLDQNIVPVVSPVGLSQSGEPLNINADHAAVHIAKALNASMLFATDVPGVMENGSVLHQLNQEDVTRLKAEGIIIGGMIPKVDSALFAIEAGVDEAVILNGFQSQVIANYFKGKSVGTRFKKKVAQT; translated from the coding sequence ATGAAACCAATCGTCATAAAAATCGGCGGAAGTACCATTGAAAACCTTCCGGATACCTTCTATCAAGAAATCGGATTACTGATGAAATCACGACCTGTAGTCATCGTTCACGGGGGAGGACCAGCCATCAACAATCGATTAAAGGAGCTGGATATCGAACCCGATTTCCACAAAGGACTCAGAATTACTACTCCTGAAATTATGGAAGTCGTAGAGCAGGTACTTGCAGGAAGCCTGAATAAAAAACTCGTACGCCATTTCTATATTAATCAGGTTGTGGCTGCAGGTATTTCAGGGCAGGATGGCGGGTTATTAATCGCAGAAAAAATGGACGAGCATATCGGTCTTGTTGGCGATATTAAAAACGTTCAACCAGCGATACTGAATGTACTGCTTGATCAAAATATCGTTCCGGTTGTCTCACCAGTTGGTCTGAGTCAAAGCGGAGAACCACTCAACATTAATGCCGATCACGCTGCTGTTCATATTGCAAAAGCACTGAATGCTTCAATGCTGTTTGCAACGGATGTTCCTGGCGTGATGGAGAACGGTTCGGTATTGCATCAGCTGAACCAGGAGGATGTTACCCGTTTGAAAGCAGAAGGAATCATCATCGGAGGTATGATTCCAAAAGTGGATTCTGCACTCTTTGCTATTGAAGCCGGTGTTGATGAGGCTGTTATCTTAAATGGTTTTCAATCACAAGTGATTGCGAACTATTTCAAAGGGAAATCCGTGGGAACCAGATTCAAAAAAAAGGTGGCACAGACATGA
- a CDS encoding acetylornithine transaminase — MNTKTSNSTAVMNTYGRFPIVLVKGKGACVTAEDGSEYLDFTSGIATCNLGHCPEIITDALHKQLDTLWHVSNLYHIPVQQQLAEILTENTHFQQVFFCNSGAEANEAAIKLVKKYWSDQKAIERNTIITFSHSFHGRTGTTMAATAQEKIHQGFAPLTPGFQYANYNDPQALNMINTDSTAAVMLELIQGEGGVIPAETEWVKLLCEECQRQGIPVLIDEVQSGIGRTGTFYAYEQFDIQPDIITSAKGLGSGFPIGAMLASEKFSRHFTPGTHGSTFGGNPLAATAALETVKIVKNESFLQSVKEQSDWFVNKLEQMASSFNLIEEVRGKGFLIGIQLKIDAITVIKALHDKEILTLPAGPNVLRILPPLNVRNDQLVHFANKLQEVLTEIQHNKEDENHE; from the coding sequence ATGAATACAAAAACTTCGAATTCAACAGCTGTTATGAATACGTATGGTCGATTCCCCATTGTACTTGTAAAAGGGAAAGGGGCCTGTGTAACGGCGGAAGATGGCTCTGAGTATCTGGACTTCACGTCCGGCATAGCCACATGCAATCTTGGACATTGTCCGGAAATCATCACCGACGCACTGCATAAACAGCTTGATACACTCTGGCATGTTTCCAATTTATATCACATTCCTGTTCAGCAGCAATTGGCAGAAATTCTAACGGAAAATACACACTTTCAGCAGGTGTTCTTCTGCAACAGCGGAGCTGAAGCGAACGAAGCTGCAATCAAACTGGTGAAAAAATACTGGTCGGATCAAAAAGCAATTGAGCGAAATACCATCATCACCTTCAGTCATTCATTTCATGGGCGAACCGGCACAACGATGGCTGCCACAGCTCAGGAAAAAATACACCAAGGGTTTGCACCTTTAACCCCCGGGTTTCAGTATGCAAATTACAATGATCCTCAAGCACTGAACATGATCAATACGGATTCAACTGCAGCCGTTATGCTTGAACTCATTCAAGGAGAAGGCGGCGTGATTCCGGCTGAGACTGAATGGGTCAAACTGCTTTGCGAAGAATGCCAACGGCAAGGAATTCCAGTCCTTATTGATGAGGTACAGTCAGGCATTGGCCGGACAGGCACATTTTACGCTTATGAACAATTTGACATCCAACCTGATATCATTACTTCTGCCAAAGGCTTAGGTTCAGGATTTCCAATTGGAGCAATGCTTGCCAGTGAAAAATTCAGCAGACATTTTACACCAGGAACACACGGCAGCACTTTCGGGGGTAACCCATTGGCTGCAACGGCGGCACTTGAAACCGTGAAAATCGTAAAAAACGAATCATTTCTGCAATCTGTCAAAGAACAAAGCGACTGGTTTGTGAATAAACTCGAACAGATGGCTTCCTCATTCAACCTGATTGAAGAAGTCAGAGGAAAAGGATTTTTAATTGGGATACAATTGAAAATTGATGCCATAACCGTTATCAAGGCTCTCCATGATAAAGAGATTCTCACCCTGCCGGCAGGACCAAATGTTCTGCGGATATTACCACCACTGAACGTCAGGAACGATCAGTTGGTTCATTTTGCAAATAAATTACAAGAAGTATTAACGGAAATACAACATAACAAGGAGGACGAAAATCATGAATAA